The nucleotide window AGTCGCTCGTGACGCTATCCGATCGGAACCTGCGCGAAGGCGAGCCCCAGCCGGCAGCGCCCCCGCCGACGGCCCCGACCGCCCCGAAAGGCGGGCTCACGAAGGGCGCCGGCGGGAAGGGTGGGGTGCCCGTGCCCGATCCGACTCAACCTCCCGCTCCCAACCCGACTCAGCCGGTGCCGACGAACCCCATGAACCCGGACGACCCCGCGCCGGTGGCGCCCGAGCCGTTCGATCCGGACGCCAAGCGTGACCTGAACTGGCGCCCGGACGGGAAAGGGATGTCGTTCCTGCAACTGGAGCCGACTGCAAAGGACGAGAAGAAGGACGGAAAGAAGGAAGAGCCCAAAAAGGATGTGAAGAAGGAAGAGGCCAAGAAGGACGACACGAAAACGGTTCGCAAGGACCGCGTGATGCAGTGGCTGCCGCCGTTCGGTAAGGACGACGCGAAGGTGGTGTACGAGTCGCCGAACCGCATCACCGGGGCGCAGTACTCGGCTGACGGCAAGTGGCTGTTCGTGTCGCAGACGGTCGATTCGGCGAGGCAAATCACGGCGGTCGATCTGGCCGACTCGAAGAAGAGTTACGTGATTTCGCGCGGCGGAACCGGTTTCGGTGGGCCGAAAAAGGGGGACACGCCGCCCAAGAAGAACGAGACGGCCGGGGACGAACAGCCGCCGGGGTTCCGCGGCGGTGCGACGTTCGGCGTGGGGCTGCTGTCGCAACCGGTCGCCGGGGTCAGCGTCGTGCGCGTGTCGAGCGCCGGCGAGGTGTACCTGTCCGGGACGGAGCGCGGGCGCGGCGCCGGGGAGGCGACCCAGCCGCGGCCGTACATCGACGCGATCAACATCACGACCGGCAAGAAGACGCGGGTGTTCGAGAGCAAGTCCGACCTGCCCGAAACGATCGACGCGGTGGACGGGAACGACGTCGCCCGCGTGTACACCACGCGGCAGAACACGAAGGTCGTTCCCAACTGCTTCATGACCGAACTGGCGACCGGCACGGTCACGAAGTTGACCAACAACGTGGACCGCGCGCCGTGGTTCCACGAACTGAAGACCGAGCGGTTCCGCGTGACGCGGGTGGACGGGTTCAAGTTCTGGGTCAAGGTGACGCTCCCGCCGAAGGCGGAAGGGAAGCTCCCCGCGCTGTTCTGGATCTACCCGCGCGAGTACACGGATCAAGCGGACTACGACCAGAAGGCCGGCCGCGGTGGCGCTGCGGCCGCCGGTCCGGGGCGGTTCACCGGCCCGACCCCGCGCCACGTCGCGATTCTGACGCTGGCCGGGTACGCCGTCGTGGAGCCCGACGTGCCGATCGTGGGGCCGGCCGGGAAGATGAACGACAACTACGTCTCGGACCTGCGGAACGGCCTCTGGGCCGCCATCGACGAGTGCGACCGGCGCGGGATCATCGACCGCGACCGGCTCGCGTGCGGGGGGCACAGTTACGGGGCGTTCAGCACGGCGAACGCGCTGGCGCACACGCCGTTCTTCAAGGCCGGCATCGCGGGCGACGGGTGCTACAACCGCACGCTCACCAGCATGACGTTCCAGAGCGAGCGGCGGCAACTGTGGGACGCCCGCGAGACATACCTGGAGATGTCCCCGCTGCTCCGCGCCAACCAGATCAACGGCGCGCTGCTGATGTACCACGGGATGGAGGACGCGAACGTGGGCACGCACCCGATGAACTCGGAGGGACTGTTCGCCGCCCTCGACGGGCTGGGCAAGCCGGCCGCGTTGTACATGTACCCTTACGAGGGGCACGGGCCGATCAGCCGCGAAACCAACCTCGACCTCTGGGCGCGGTGGATCGCGTGGCTCGACACGTACGTCAAGAACCCGAAGAAGAAGTAAAGGAGCAGAAGGACTCACCAACGAGGCACAACGTAAACACAAAGGCGCACGAAGAGAAGTGGCACCTTCTTGTCGGGAACGGCAGTAACGCGAAGCCGCGGATGCGGGGCGTTAACGAGCATTCTGTACTCGAAACGTGGCACCTGATTCCCGTTTTCTTCGTGTTCCTTTGTGTTGACTGTTCTCCCGCACGCGGGGCTTCTTCGTGGTGAGTGCTCTGTATTCTGTCCACCGGTCACTCGCAACCCCTGCCATCACTTCGCACACCGCCGAGACTCCTTATGCGTCGAATCGTCGCTCTCGCACTCGTGCTGAGCGGGACGGTGTTCCTGTCCCCGCACGAGGCGCTGCGGTCCGCCGAACCGAAGCCGGCGCCGAAGGTCACCACCCCGAAGGCGCACTTCGGTTTCAACCTGGGTGACGACTACTGTCTGGCCAACTACGAGCAGTACGCCGCGTACCTCGCGAAGCTCGAAAAAGAGTCCGACCGCATCAAGGTGGTGGAGATCGGCAAGACGGCCGAGAAGCGCCCGCAACTGATGGCGGTGGTCACCGCACCGGCGAACCACAAGCTGCTCGCGCGCTACCAGGCCGTCGCGAAACAACTCGCGAACGCCGATGGGGTCACGCCCGAAGCCGCGAAGCGGCTCGCGGCCGAAGGCAAGGCGGTGGTGTGGATCGACGGCGGTCTGCACGCGAGCGAGACCCTGTGCGCGCAGGCGCTGGCCGAAACGATCTACCAGTTCGTGAGCGCGACCGACGCCGAATCGCTCCGCATCCTCGACGACGTCATCATCCTGTTCGTCCACGCGAACCCGGACGGGCACGACCTCG belongs to Gemmata obscuriglobus and includes:
- a CDS encoding S9 family peptidase, yielding MRGTCHFLRRSAACAGLIALAGLLHAGAADTPAPEPVPAPRLAGAPAPAELTPLSREAYLLPPKEIADAVLASRGEIVALTNLSPDGRKFLVAKRDPLPPVERLGCPCVHLAEMAFDPVACRSRDLWVNSAESFELFFPAENRTVPVRAPTGARVGSPAWSPDGSKLAFLALFSDATHICVADTETGACRQITKTPVLATLVTTLQWAYDGTRLQTVLLPEGGKRPVPKPGVAESPKVRVARDGKDPSRTYRYLLESPYQMQLLEHLLTGQVALVGVADGAVTNVGEPAMVRSVSAAPGEEAFRVSTVKKPFSYYAPFQRFGSQEVVWDGRGKSLVTLSDRNLREGEPQPAAPPPTAPTAPKGGLTKGAGGKGGVPVPDPTQPPAPNPTQPVPTNPMNPDDPAPVAPEPFDPDAKRDLNWRPDGKGMSFLQLEPTAKDEKKDGKKEEPKKDVKKEEAKKDDTKTVRKDRVMQWLPPFGKDDAKVVYESPNRITGAQYSADGKWLFVSQTVDSARQITAVDLADSKKSYVISRGGTGFGGPKKGDTPPKKNETAGDEQPPGFRGGATFGVGLLSQPVAGVSVVRVSSAGEVYLSGTERGRGAGEATQPRPYIDAINITTGKKTRVFESKSDLPETIDAVDGNDVARVYTTRQNTKVVPNCFMTELATGTVTKLTNNVDRAPWFHELKTERFRVTRVDGFKFWVKVTLPPKAEGKLPALFWIYPREYTDQADYDQKAGRGGAAAAGPGRFTGPTPRHVAILTLAGYAVVEPDVPIVGPAGKMNDNYVSDLRNGLWAAIDECDRRGIIDRDRLACGGHSYGAFSTANALAHTPFFKAGIAGDGCYNRTLTSMTFQSERRQLWDARETYLEMSPLLRANQINGALLMYHGMEDANVGTHPMNSEGLFAALDGLGKPAALYMYPYEGHGPISRETNLDLWARWIAWLDTYVKNPKKK